In Magnolia sinica isolate HGM2019 chromosome 12, MsV1, whole genome shotgun sequence, a single genomic region encodes these proteins:
- the LOC131220309 gene encoding putative disease resistance protein At4g19050, giving the protein MLLEEASDVSHSTGIQGYFAPETILYCLLFFWFFSISQYSMYYVTRIWRAEGVIIRREIEEDEEYDSMLAEKARILLREFEFRSLIQLTESQTHWQLPDWAMENDRGRDLANALTHGRYRIYLPPKRKLLDTYWPTELPLECHKLSALQLGGWNYFHSDFEIVIPDPFFKQMQGLRVLRLDQLSIKSLPSSIACLHNLRLLGISQCQHLNSLPTSIQALYNLEFLYVEQCSSFETMPDECFRQMTNLQFLKLYRTSIRSLPSSVSKLHTIHQLNLTESPSLLKIPNETFECMERLQVLSLIGASNLESLPSSLSKLVNLRQLLLANCSSLKMKLLPHLQKLSALKELDIENCNSLEDIEDLSTSLGNILPNLRKLYLSGIEAISQVSLNGCQSLESVSLNQLTNLRKLNISGTKIKCFPEDNMVDTNHLRRLDFQCMNHLQEIKWDDLSTELEYLNIDQCNTGDNKWQGDTVGAHIRVSNYHLLQSLTADSKLWGAKCFSRFHICISPCQEEKRQRRFLYAKIGFKTQIPNLPSESHFDRHLEIRGGDTSPHISTRYLLIRTELFTLCDNAFVHRLSDFCIVDAIAELRECRVESCKNLEKFFEGVNLSSAALSCLENVWMSNLPRLKGVCEGRYASKSFTLLKHIYLERCPRLIVVFSSGVCLTNLETLHIKFCTRLEAVFRGVAKEEGSLQRLHTVCLWELPKLESICSDVCLGALKKLRVGGCPKLNKLPLQISNDNAAASTTVIGGGGVKVEGELVWWASLKLEGDNIKRHVYFKERRPFNRR; this is encoded by the coding sequence ATGTTACTCGAAGAGGCCAGTGATGTGTCCCATTCTACTGGCATCCAGGGCTACTTTGCTCCTGAAACCATTCTCTACTGCTTGCTGTTCTTCTGGTTTTTCTCAATTTCTCAATATAGTATGTATTATGTGACAAGGATTTGGAGGGCGGAGGGTGTTATTATTAGAAGGGAgatagaggaagatgaagaaTATGATTCCATGCTTGCGGAGAAGGCTCGCATTCTACTGAGAGAGTTCGAGTTTCGTTCTCTGATTCAATTAACTGAAAGCCAAACACATTGGCAACTGCCGGATTGGGCCATGGAGAATGATCGTGGTCGTGATCTAGCAAATGCTTTAACTCATGGGAGATACAGGATTTACTTACCACCGAAGAGGAAATTATTGGACACCTATTGGCCAACGGAACTCCCTCTAGAATGCCACAAACTCTCCGCTCTACAGCTTGGGGGGTGGAATTATTTCCACTCCGATTTCGAAATCGTCATACCAGACCCTTTTTTTAAGCAAATGCAGGGCCTTCGAGTCCTGCGTCTTGATCAACTAAGTATCAAATCTCTGCCCTCCTCCATCGCCTGCTTGCACAATCTCAGACTTCTTGGTATATCTCAATGCCAACACTTAAACTCTCTCCCCACTTCCATTCAAGCTCTTTACAATCTCGAGTTCCTTTATGTTGAACAATGTTCTTCTTTCGAAACAATGCCAGATGAGTGCTTTCGACAAATGACCAACCTTCAATTTCTCAAACTCTATAGAACGAGCATCAGGTCACTGCCTTCCTCTGTTTCCAAgctacacaccatccatcaactCAACTTAACAGAATCCCCCTCTTTATTGAAAATCCCAAATGAGACCTTCGAATGTATGGAGCGGCTTCAGGTTCTTAGCTTGATCGGTGCTTCTAATCTAGAATCTCTGCCATCCTCTCTCTCCAAGTTGGTCAATCTTAGGCAACTCCTGCTAGCGAACTGTTCTTCCCTAAAGATGAAGTTGCTGCCGCATTTGCAAAAGCTCTCCGCACTCAAGGAGCTTGATATCGAAAACTGTAATTCCCTGGAAGATATTGAGGATCTTTCTACTTCTCTTGGAAATATCTTGCCAAACCTCCGAAAGCTCTATCTTTCCGGAATCGAGGCAATTTCGCAGGTCTCCTTGAATGGCTGCCAAAGCCTAGAGTCTGTAAGCCTGAACCAGCTTACAAACCTTCGAAAGCTCAATATTTCAGGTACCAAAATCAAATGCTTTCCTGAAGATAATATGGTCGACACTAATCATCTAAGGCGCCTGGACTTCCAATGCATGAATCACCTTCAAGAAATTAAATGGGATGATCTAAGTACCGAGCTCGAATATCTCAACATCGATCAGTGCAACACGGGGGATAATAAATGGCAGGGAGATACAGTTGGGGCTCACATAAGGGTAAGTAATTACCATCTTTTACAATCCTTGACAGCAGACTCAAAATTGTGGGGAGCAAAATGCTTCTCTCGATTCCATATATGCATCTCTCCTTGCCAAGAAGAAAAACGTCAAAGGCGATTTTTATATGCAAAAATCGGTTTCAAGACACAAATACCTAATTTACCTTCAGAAAGCCATTTCGATAGGCATTTGGAGATCCGAGGAGGCGATACTTCCCCCCACATTTCTACTCGTTATCTTCTCATTCGAACGGAATTATTCACTCTGTGTGACAATGCCTTCGTCCATAGATTGTCGGATTTTTGCATTGTGGATGCAATAGCAGAACTGAGAGAATGCCGGGTTGAGAGTTGCAAGAATTTGGAGAAATTTTTTGAAGGAGTAAATCTAAGTTCTGCCGCTTTAAGTTGCCTCGAGAACGTATGGATGTCTAACCTTCCAAGGCTGAAGGGCGTGTGCGAGGGCAGATATGCGAGCAAAAGCTTCACACtcctgaaacatatatatctGGAGCGCTGTCCGAGACTCATTGTCGTCTTCTCGTCAGGCGTATGCTTAACAAACCTGGAAACTCTGCATATCAAGTTCTGCACTAGACTGGAGGCAGTGTTTCGAGGGGTAGCTAAGGAAGAAGGTTCGCTCCAACGACTACACACGGTGTGTCTGTGGGAGCTACCTAAGCTGGAGAGTATTTGCAGTGACGTGTGCTTGGGGGCATTGAAGAAACTGAGAGTGGGTGGATGTCCGAAGCTGAATAAGCTTCCTCTTCAAATCTCTAATGACAATGCTGCTGCTTCTACAACTGTTATCGGTGGGGGTGGTGTTAAGGTGGAAGGCGAGTTGGTATGGTGGGCCAGCCTCAAGTTGGAAGGAGACAACATCAAGCGCCATGTCTACTTCAAAGAACGCCGACCTTTCAACAGGCGCTGA